TGGCGGTGCATTAAAAGAATTTAAAAACACATTGCGTTTTGGCCTGGCAACAATTCTTGGCAGTGGTAAACAAATGATCAGCTGGATACATGTTGATGACCTTTGCCGCATGTACGAAGAGGCAATTCAAAATGAGCAACTGAATGGAATTTATAATGCAGTAGCTCCAAATCCTGTTTCAAATAAAGACCTCATTATTGCACTTGCAAAAAAGATGAGGGGCAATACGTTTATTACAGTGCCGGTTCCTTCCTTCGTTTTAAAAATTGTGCTGGGCGAACTGAGTATTGAAGTACTGAAGAGTGCAACAGTAAGTTCATCAAAAATACAGAATGCCGGGTTTCCATTTCTTTATCCAACTATTGATGCAGCATTCAATGAACTGATCAGTTAGTTTTCTTTGTCTCCGCCTGAATGATCTTTGCTTGTTTCATGGGAGGTATCACCAGTTCCGGACTCAGCTCAGGTAATTTTGCTTTTGTTTCTTTATTCCTGTACATCACTGCATCAACAAAATACCATTTCTTACCATCGTTCGATAAGCCAATCAAAGTTGTTTCTGTTTCCATTGATCCCATAAATGCTTCTATCGTCATGGTTTGCGGCAATGTACATTGCTGAACACCTTTATAGGTTACAACTGCAGAAGGGTTTCCCAGCAAAACAGATTTTACTTTTACCCCAAATTGTTCACGGTACTTTTGAATTGAATCAACTCCCTGTTTTATTTTTTCTTTGCCATCTTTATCAGTTACCAGGGTTGGATAAGTATATGTTGCATACGTTTCCAGGTCAAGAGCTGCTAAAGCCTTCGCCATTTTTAATGCTTCTGTTTTAATTACAGTTGCCTGGTTTTGTGCAAATGCAGTATGTGCCGTAAAAAAGAAAATTAAAACAACAGGGATGATATTATTTTTCTTCATTTCTTTAAAAATTAAAGGTCACGCTTTTTATAGATCCAGAAAACCAATCCCCAAAAAACAAACAGATACCCAATTGTGATAAACACCTGTTGATTGATGAGACTGAGAGCATGATCATATACTTTCGGATCAAGCCTGCCAAGAAATGCAGGTACAGGTGTCAACAGATCAGATGATTCTGTGGGCAAAAACCGACCTGTATCAGCGTGTACATATCTGTTCAGCAATTGGGCCCCGATATTTTCAACAATAACTTTATAAAAGATAAATACCCCCAGGGCAATGAACGCTCTTTTAATAACGAGGCCAAGGAGGAATGCAAATGATAATTGAGCAAATACCTGAAGACTATAAAGTGCAGTATAATGTGCCAGCTGGAATTTATCTTTACATCAGGCCCGGTTGTGCTGAAACCAATTGAAAGCGTTACAATGACATAAAGTGCAATTACAATCATTGAAATAATTACTACGTTCAAAAACTTGGCAATCAAAAATTCATTCCTGCTCCAGCCATCGATTACATTTTGGCGGTTTGTTTTGTAGGTATATTCATTGGTAATGAGCATAATCACAAGAATGGCAGGTATTAATACAAACAGGGAAGAAGCAAACGCTGTTGTTCGGAATACTTCCGGAAATTCAAACGGATTCCCAAGAAGCATCTTCAGCATTTGTGCTGCGTTTTTGTATTAGCTGTATTTTCTTTGTAAATGAAATAAAACATGCCGTTGATACCGGGATACGATAAAACTGTAATTCCCATGATCCACCAAAAGCCGGGATATTTTTTTATTTTAAGCCACTCTGTTCTGAATAAATTAAGCATAGATATAATAATTGATGGACAAGTTTAATTATTGGTCAGTTCAAAAAATCTTTCTTCCAACCTTTTTTTCTTAATGGAGAGATACTGCAATGCAATACCATGATTAAAACAATAACGATTCACCTCTTCTGCACTGGCTGTGCCTTTTGGAAAATGCAGCTGCATTGTTTGTGCGTTAATGGTGGTTGATGTTTTGCCGGGGTAGTTGCTGAGTGCTGCTT
This portion of the Chitinophagaceae bacterium genome encodes:
- a CDS encoding ABC transporter permease subunit; the protein is MLKMLLGNPFEFPEVFRTTAFASSLFVLIPAILVIMLITNEYTYKTNRQNVIDGWSRNEFLIAKFLNVVIISMIVIALYVIVTLSIGFSTTGPDVKINSSWHIILHFIVFRYLLNYHLHSSLASLLKERSLPWGYLSFIKLLLKISGPNC